The Apibacter raozihei genome contains a region encoding:
- a CDS encoding type I restriction-modification system subunit M, with amino-acid sequence MTQKEQYKKLGDALWDIANDLRGAMNADDFRDYMLSFLFLRYLSFNYEEAAKKELGKDYPKSSSMEGRADFVVPPPLEIWYDENQEDIEEFEKQMRRKVHYVIKPKYLWSNVTELARTQNGDLLETLQKGFRYIENDSFESSFKGLFSEINLNSEKLGKTPKERNDKLCKVITKIAEGIADFSTDTDTLGDAYEYLIGKFAAGSGKKAGEFYTPQQISTILSRIVILDTQDPVRGPKSKLDKVLDFACGSGSLLLNVKKQLRDNKGTIGKIYGQEKNVTTYNLARMNMLLHGMKDTEFEIFHGDTLLNQWDILNEMNPSKKIEFDAIVANPPFSLRWEPNDTLAEDFRFKSHGLAPKSAADFAFLLHGFHFLAKEGTMAIILPHGVLFRGGAEERIRTKLLKDNNIDTVIGLPSNLFYSTGIPVCILVLKKCKKEDDVLFINASEYYEKGKRQNSLEDKHINKIVETYQFRNEIERYSRKVSMEEIEKNGYNLNISRYVSISEDEVQIDLKEVNEKLTSINEKIKTNTDKHNEFLKELGLPLII; translated from the coding sequence ATGACACAAAAAGAACAATATAAAAAATTAGGCGATGCCCTTTGGGATATTGCAAATGATTTAAGAGGGGCCATGAATGCAGATGATTTCCGTGATTATATGCTTTCGTTTCTCTTTCTCCGGTATCTGTCATTTAATTACGAAGAAGCAGCTAAAAAGGAACTGGGAAAAGACTACCCCAAAAGTTCTTCTATGGAAGGCCGAGCCGATTTCGTTGTGCCTCCACCTTTGGAAATTTGGTACGATGAAAACCAAGAAGATATAGAGGAGTTTGAGAAGCAGATGCGAAGGAAAGTGCATTATGTTATCAAACCGAAATACTTATGGAGTAATGTTACTGAACTCGCTCGTACCCAAAACGGTGATTTACTGGAAACACTCCAAAAGGGATTTCGCTATATAGAAAACGATTCGTTCGAAAGCTCGTTTAAAGGATTATTTTCGGAAATCAACCTGAACTCTGAAAAACTCGGCAAAACGCCCAAAGAAAGAAATGATAAGCTTTGTAAGGTAATTACAAAAATAGCCGAAGGCATTGCTGATTTTTCTACAGATACCGATACGCTTGGAGATGCGTATGAATATTTGATTGGAAAATTTGCCGCTGGTTCCGGAAAAAAAGCAGGAGAATTTTATACACCTCAACAAATTTCAACCATTCTTTCCCGAATCGTTATTTTAGACACGCAAGACCCGGTAAGAGGTCCCAAATCTAAATTAGATAAAGTATTGGATTTTGCTTGTGGTTCGGGTTCGTTACTTCTGAATGTAAAAAAACAATTAAGAGATAATAAAGGTACTATAGGGAAAATATACGGGCAGGAAAAAAACGTAACCACTTACAATCTGGCTCGGATGAATATGCTTTTACATGGCATGAAAGATACAGAGTTTGAAATTTTCCACGGAGATACCTTGCTCAACCAATGGGATATATTGAACGAAATGAATCCTTCTAAAAAGATTGAGTTTGATGCCATAGTAGCTAATCCACCTTTTAGTTTACGTTGGGAGCCTAACGATACTCTGGCAGAAGATTTTCGTTTTAAAAGTCATGGCTTAGCACCAAAATCAGCAGCCGACTTTGCTTTTTTATTACACGGATTTCACTTTTTAGCTAAAGAAGGTACCATGGCAATTATATTGCCTCACGGTGTTTTATTTCGTGGAGGGGCAGAGGAACGAATACGAACCAAGCTATTAAAAGACAATAATATTGACACGGTTATTGGTTTGCCTTCCAACTTATTCTACTCAACAGGTATTCCCGTCTGTATTTTGGTTTTGAAAAAATGTAAAAAAGAGGATGATGTTTTGTTCATTAATGCCAGTGAATATTATGAAAAAGGCAAAAGGCAAAATTCGTTGGAAGATAAACATATAAATAAAATCGTTGAAACATACCAGTTCCGTAATGAAATAGAGCGATATTCTCGTAAAGTTTCCATGGAAGAAATTGAAAAAAATGGCTATAATCTAAATATTTCGAGATATGTCAGTATATCAGAAGATGAAGTGCAAATCGATTTGAAAGAGGTAAACGAAAAATTGACATCAATAAACGAAAAGATAAAAACAAATACGGATAAACATAATGAATTTCTAAAAGAGCTGGGGCTACCTCTCATTATCTAA
- a CDS encoding DUF4280 domain-containing protein, with amino-acid sequence MALKEMVVQGATCTCEFGTGTDTLKVLTQGKYYLNDHEAKNKLAATHKDVGTTFEKNTFGSCKKMNNNPCTSTVVQWSGFYEKVKYSPPEGYILLEDSKATCPVGGNNCISIMNSGQQAEPSKQNFKNADEELLSHILPVIDMKNFEKIDPYDFLKVE; translated from the coding sequence ATGGCACTTAAAGAAATGGTAGTACAGGGAGCAACCTGTACCTGTGAATTTGGCACCGGTACGGATACGCTCAAAGTACTTACACAAGGCAAATATTATCTTAATGACCACGAAGCGAAAAATAAATTAGCAGCTACCCATAAAGATGTAGGTACTACTTTTGAAAAAAACACGTTCGGTTCATGCAAAAAAATGAATAATAATCCCTGTACCAGTACAGTCGTACAATGGAGCGGATTTTATGAAAAAGTAAAATATTCACCCCCGGAAGGTTATATCCTTCTTGAAGATAGTAAAGCAACCTGCCCAGTGGGCGGAAATAACTGTATAAGCATTATGAACAGCGGACAACAGGCAGAACCTTCTAAACAAAATTTTAAAAATGCAGACGAGGAATTATTATCTCATATTCTTCCTGTTATTGATATGAAAAATTTTGAAAAAATAGATCCGTATGATTTTTTAAAAGTTGAGTAA
- a CDS encoding AAA family ATPase produces the protein MKDRYWHIQMFLPEGKGGTKIDSSLMLKEEKAIIGTGDWDDIQCRHFKGEQDGLRIGDVIMVREGSRPLALCEIISNYFHSDELSNNYLNSWFRYVEVLDWADQDESSSLFSQGTLKKLYKTSDTRSWNYINEWYKKVLLRMKEQKTQKIVELLLNKNQIILQGAPGTGKTYLAKDIAEKMIFDNTISADKKVQSEKLKNNNQFKLVQFHPSYSYEDFVRGIVVNTDNGVAEYINQNKILGEFAREAYNNLLDSQKTEEEISKKEWVADQFEKFVDFISEKVVSNLEDNYQLTDHVNIIAVENDAFRYTGNNWKHGSNRMLFRDIIQAFLDGNKTRQDIKNNNNLSGLAKQHASYYIRALDHFREYLNDLKITYTDSSKNRVKLNNYVLIIDEINRANLSAVLGELLYALEYRGEIVESMYAIDGDNELILPSNLYIIGTMNTADRSVGQIDYAIRRRFAFVDMLPTILEVDGFDSDLFREISKLFIQNIEEYINDTTVILLPSDHLSSEFRPEDVWIGHSYFVMKDNRELRLKYEIIPILKEYLKDGILKDSAKEIIQNLV, from the coding sequence ATGAAAGATAGATACTGGCATATACAAATGTTTCTTCCGGAAGGAAAAGGAGGAACAAAAATAGACTCTTCTCTTATGCTGAAGGAAGAAAAAGCTATAATAGGAACTGGAGATTGGGATGATATTCAATGTAGACATTTTAAAGGAGAACAAGACGGCCTAAGAATCGGGGATGTTATAATGGTTCGGGAAGGAAGTCGCCCTTTAGCCCTATGTGAAATAATAAGTAATTATTTTCATTCGGATGAACTATCAAATAACTATTTGAACTCTTGGTTTCGATATGTGGAGGTTCTAGACTGGGCCGATCAAGATGAATCGAGTTCTCTATTTTCGCAAGGCACATTAAAAAAATTATATAAAACATCTGATACTCGTTCTTGGAACTATATTAATGAGTGGTATAAAAAAGTCTTATTAAGAATGAAAGAACAAAAAACACAAAAAATAGTTGAACTTTTACTGAATAAAAATCAAATCATACTTCAAGGAGCACCCGGAACAGGTAAAACATATCTTGCAAAAGATATTGCGGAAAAGATGATATTTGATAATACGATATCAGCAGATAAAAAAGTACAATCTGAAAAATTAAAGAATAACAATCAGTTTAAATTAGTACAATTCCATCCCTCTTATTCGTACGAAGATTTCGTACGTGGTATCGTAGTAAATACAGATAATGGCGTAGCTGAGTATATTAACCAAAATAAAATATTAGGTGAATTTGCTAGAGAAGCATATAATAATCTGCTTGATAGTCAAAAAACAGAAGAAGAAATTTCTAAGAAAGAATGGGTGGCAGATCAATTTGAGAAATTTGTAGATTTTATCAGTGAAAAAGTTGTTTCGAATTTGGAAGACAATTATCAGTTAACAGACCATGTTAATATCATTGCTGTGGAGAATGATGCTTTTCGTTATACTGGTAATAATTGGAAGCATGGCTCAAACAGAATGTTATTTAGAGATATAATACAGGCATTTTTAGATGGTAATAAAACTCGGCAGGATATAAAAAACAATAACAATTTGTCTGGTTTGGCAAAACAACATGCTAGTTATTATATAAGAGCTTTAGATCATTTCAGAGAATATTTGAATGACCTAAAGATCACTTATACAGATTCCTCTAAAAATAGAGTAAAACTCAATAATTATGTTCTTATCATAGATGAAATAAACAGAGCTAATCTTTCTGCTGTATTGGGAGAGTTGCTCTATGCTCTTGAATATCGTGGAGAAATAGTAGAAAGTATGTATGCTATTGATGGGGATAATGAATTGATATTGCCTTCTAACCTTTACATTATCGGAACTATGAATACTGCTGACCGAAGTGTGGGACAAATAGACTATGCTATTCGTCGTAGATTTGCTTTTGTAGATATGCTGCCCACTATATTAGAGGTAGATGGTTTTGATTCTGATTTATTCAGGGAAATATCAAAACTTTTCATCCAAAACATAGAAGAATACATAAATGACACTACTGTTATATTATTGCCTTCCGATCATTTATCAAGTGAATTTCGTCCGGAAGATGTCTGGATAGGGCATAGTTATTTTGTTATGAAAGATAACAGAGAGTTACGGTTAAAATATGAAATTATTCCTATTTTAAAAGAGTATCTTAAAGACGGGATATTGAAAGATTCTGCAAAAGAAATAATCCAAAACCTGGTATAA
- a CDS encoding 5-methylcytosine restriction system specificity protein McrC, whose product MIFLFEQYGYKRSGFYLQHIEENEAIKIIQKLSSLKECGFRKTVSRYKQDALCLNIDYDEKEQHFHFETSYFVGVDWIIPNQQAVYVQPKMNKEEIQVDYLSMLFEAMQEPENFNHLEGLLDIDFDKPYIEIEQKIDILSPFLLIQFIQVLKNIVRKGLKKSYFQVTENFEAKVKGKILVHKTLKTNVLKNKLTKTVCQYEKFGINNEENKILKRAFHFAKYAILSYKGIKEEEIQHIINYINPAFENITDDVNLNKLKIFKPNPMYKEYEHGLKLALLILKRYSYNIQNTALIDKVKTPPYWIDMSKLFELYVFKKLRDIFPKQGELTYHLKTNRQELDFLLNHTDVDGNKLQLVIDAKYKPRYENENISTDDARQISGYARLKSIYENLKVDKNKLIDCLVIYSDTSDIYELKKEKLISIEDKNYQNFYKIGIGLPK is encoded by the coding sequence ATGATTTTTCTGTTTGAGCAATACGGCTATAAACGCAGCGGATTTTATCTACAACATATTGAAGAGAATGAAGCGATTAAAATAATACAAAAACTTTCATCTCTTAAAGAATGTGGATTTAGAAAAACTGTAAGCCGATACAAACAAGATGCCTTATGCCTGAATATCGATTATGATGAAAAAGAACAACATTTCCATTTTGAGACTTCTTATTTTGTAGGGGTAGACTGGATCATTCCCAACCAACAAGCCGTATACGTTCAGCCCAAGATGAATAAGGAGGAAATTCAGGTTGATTATCTATCCATGTTGTTTGAAGCCATGCAGGAACCTGAAAACTTCAACCATCTTGAGGGTTTATTGGATATTGATTTTGATAAACCTTACATAGAAATAGAGCAAAAAATCGATATTCTATCACCCTTTTTATTGATTCAGTTCATTCAGGTATTGAAAAATATTGTTCGTAAAGGATTGAAGAAATCTTACTTTCAAGTCACAGAAAACTTTGAAGCGAAAGTGAAAGGTAAAATACTAGTTCATAAAACATTAAAAACAAATGTTTTAAAAAACAAACTCACAAAAACAGTATGTCAGTATGAGAAATTTGGCATAAATAATGAGGAAAACAAAATTTTGAAAAGAGCTTTTCACTTTGCAAAATATGCGATTTTATCATATAAAGGGATTAAAGAAGAAGAAATTCAACATATTATAAATTATATAAACCCTGCTTTCGAGAATATTACAGACGATGTAAATTTGAATAAACTTAAGATATTCAAACCTAATCCAATGTACAAAGAATATGAACATGGATTAAAGTTGGCTTTGTTAATCTTAAAAAGATATTCATATAATATTCAAAATACAGCATTAATAGATAAGGTAAAGACTCCTCCTTACTGGATAGATATGAGTAAATTATTTGAATTGTATGTTTTTAAGAAGTTACGAGATATTTTTCCAAAACAAGGAGAACTAACCTATCATTTAAAAACCAATCGCCAGGAATTAGATTTTCTATTGAACCATACCGATGTAGATGGAAATAAACTTCAACTGGTTATTGATGCTAAATACAAGCCCCGTTATGAGAATGAAAATATTTCTACAGATGATGCCAGGCAAATTAGTGGTTATGCGCGATTGAAAAGCATATATGAAAATCTTAAAGTGGATAAAAATAAACTGATAGATTGTTTGGTTATATATTCTGATACATCAGATATTTATGAATTAAAGAAAGAGAAACTTATATCTATAGAAGACAAGAACTATCAGAACTTTTATAAAATAGGAATTGGCTTACCAAAATAA
- a CDS encoding HEPN domain-containing protein, which yields MKKSIAYLPKRKQEDINNLVTEIRKRLPQAEMIILYGSYARNEYVDYDERIEFGIPTSYMSDYDILVATHHISDKDAGRILDQVDDKYYRNPEKQTPVQFINDDIKKLNKDLEEGRYFYTQIKQEGVVLYDSGNFKLARRRKLRYDEIQKQAQEYFEEKFENAANKFKVAHLCYNEKLYKDSIFNLHQACENCYYAIRLVFTLRNNKQHNLAKLSSSVKKYSEELAKVFPLHTAEEKRLFHLVKAAYVEARYNPDFVVTKEDIDALIPKVELLMDITQQICLKKIKEYGEMK from the coding sequence ATGAAAAAGTCCATAGCCTATCTTCCCAAACGCAAGCAGGAAGACATCAATAATCTGGTAACCGAAATACGTAAGAGACTTCCGCAGGCGGAAATGATTATCCTGTATGGAAGTTATGCAAGAAATGAATATGTAGACTATGATGAACGCATAGAATTTGGTATACCCACTTCCTATATGAGCGATTATGATATCCTGGTGGCTACTCACCATATATCCGATAAAGATGCAGGACGCATTCTGGATCAGGTAGACGATAAATACTACCGAAATCCCGAAAAACAAACACCCGTACAATTTATAAACGACGATATAAAAAAGCTGAACAAAGATCTGGAAGAAGGACGATATTTTTATACCCAGATTAAACAGGAAGGAGTGGTTTTGTATGATAGCGGAAATTTTAAGCTGGCCCGAAGAAGAAAGCTCCGGTACGATGAAATACAAAAACAGGCACAAGAGTATTTTGAAGAAAAATTTGAGAATGCAGCAAATAAATTTAAGGTAGCACATTTGTGTTATAATGAAAAATTATATAAAGATTCAATATTTAATCTTCATCAGGCTTGCGAAAACTGTTATTACGCGATACGGTTGGTTTTTACCCTTCGGAATAATAAACAGCACAATCTGGCCAAATTATCTTCCTCAGTAAAAAAATATTCCGAAGAACTGGCTAAGGTTTTCCCTCTACACACAGCAGAAGAAAAAAGGTTGTTTCATTTAGTAAAAGCCGCGTATGTAGAAGCCCGTTATAATCCGGACTTTGTAGTTACCAAAGAGGATATTGATGCACTTATCCCCAAAGTGGAGTTACTTATGGATATTACCCAACAGATTTGTCTAAAGAAGATTAAAGAATACGGGGAGATGAAGTAA
- a CDS encoding WG repeat-containing protein yields MKHTFALLLFMTFALIYSQNNTIKIDNLLITRKYGEDQKVNSDVENDYFIVDISSLREYSDNIDEKYGLKDIAGKEIVPAIYDKIYFLTKNLIALNKENQWKLVDAQGKELSPVTYDKIQDFSNGLAAVSKSNKWGYIDTTANEVIPLIYDKAEKFNENLAVVTKKGKSGYINTSNKLIVPLVYNSTIKFTGGLAPVSKGKKWGIIDSLGKEIFPVKYDEIEILEERLIQVGINGRRGIFDRTGEEILPVIYDYIRILNKSLIKIGINGKWGIVDRSGKEILPVKYDGINNLDKGLIQVYINWKFGIVDSAGKEILPVKYDGLNNLDKGLIQVGINGKWGIVDRTGKEILPVKYDGINNFDEEFIQVEINGKWGIVDRAGKEILPVIYDYIYNLIEGLIHVEINRKWGIVDRSGKEILPVKYGGINNFDEGLIQVDINGKLGIVDTSGEEILPVIYDKISDFKEGLAYVIKDNQYGFMDRSGKEIVPLSYDYASFFQDGLALVKKGKKLGYIDSLGKEIIPVIYNETHKYAKGIIIVKKEDKWGVLDNTGKEVTPLSYDNFNKVSYNLLAVKKEDKWGVLDYTGKKVISFIYNDLYEISYNLLAVKKQDKWGFIDNMGKEITPCQYDRIYASEIEGIVIVCKDEKYGFLDNSGKEVVACKYDDISKCVYKNRIRVKKDMYYGLLDSDGKEILPCIYNEIGDFTGAVARVNKYGKYGYIDLYGQIIIPIVYDAGLHFYGGLAAVSKQGKWGAISLAGKETVPFIYDKIEYCKYDINNWAKAYKKNKYIFLDRFGRENK; encoded by the coding sequence ATGAAACATACATTCGCCTTACTGTTGTTTATGACATTTGCCCTAATTTATTCTCAAAATAATACTATTAAGATTGATAACCTCTTGATAACAAGAAAATATGGTGAAGATCAAAAAGTAAATTCAGATGTTGAAAATGACTATTTTATCGTTGATATAAGCTCTTTAAGAGAATATTCTGATAATATAGATGAAAAATACGGATTAAAAGACATTGCAGGAAAAGAGATAGTACCAGCCATTTACGATAAAATTTATTTCCTAACAAAAAATTTGATAGCTTTAAATAAAGAAAATCAATGGAAACTTGTAGATGCTCAGGGTAAAGAATTATCTCCAGTAACTTATGATAAAATTCAAGATTTCAGTAATGGATTGGCTGCAGTATCAAAAAGTAATAAGTGGGGATATATAGATACCACAGCAAACGAGGTCATCCCTTTAATTTATGATAAAGCAGAAAAATTTAATGAAAATTTAGCAGTTGTAACAAAAAAAGGTAAATCCGGATACATAAATACCAGTAATAAATTAATTGTTCCACTTGTTTATAATAGTACAATTAAATTTACTGGAGGATTAGCGCCAGTAAGTAAAGGTAAAAAATGGGGAATTATCGATAGTTTGGGCAAAGAAATATTTCCAGTAAAATATGATGAAATTGAAATTTTAGAAGAAAGACTCATACAGGTAGGTATCAACGGAAGAAGGGGAATCTTTGATAGGACAGGTGAAGAAATACTTCCTGTAATCTATGATTATATTAGAATTTTAAATAAAAGTCTGATAAAGATAGGTATCAACGGAAAATGGGGTATCGTAGATAGATCTGGTAAAGAAATACTTCCTGTAAAATATGATGGAATAAATAATTTGGATAAAGGACTCATACAGGTATATATCAACTGGAAATTTGGAATCGTAGATAGCGCAGGTAAAGAAATACTTCCTGTAAAATATGATGGATTAAATAATTTGGATAAAGGACTCATACAGGTAGGAATCAACGGAAAATGGGGAATCGTAGATAGAACAGGTAAAGAAATACTTCCTGTAAAATATGATGGAATAAATAATTTTGATGAAGAATTCATACAGGTAGAAATCAACGGAAAATGGGGAATCGTAGATAGAGCAGGTAAAGAAATACTTCCTGTAATTTATGATTATATATATAATCTTATTGAAGGACTAATACATGTAGAAATCAACAGAAAATGGGGAATCGTAGATAGATCTGGTAAAGAAATACTTCCTGTAAAATATGGTGGAATCAATAATTTTGATGAAGGACTAATACAGGTAGATATCAACGGAAAATTGGGAATCGTAGATACATCAGGTGAAGAAATACTTCCTGTAATCTATGATAAAATTAGTGATTTTAAAGAAGGGCTGGCCTACGTAATAAAAGACAATCAATATGGATTTATGGATAGATCAGGTAAAGAAATTGTTCCTTTGAGTTATGATTATGCCTCATTTTTCCAAGATGGGCTGGCACTCGTAAAAAAAGGTAAAAAACTGGGCTATATAGATAGTTTAGGGAAAGAAATAATTCCTGTAATTTATAATGAAACACATAAATATGCAAAAGGTATTATTATAGTAAAAAAAGAAGATAAATGGGGGGTTTTAGATAACACGGGAAAAGAAGTTACTCCGTTGAGTTATGATAATTTCAACAAAGTATCTTATAATTTACTAGCAGTAAAAAAAGAAGATAAATGGGGAGTATTAGATTACACGGGAAAAAAAGTTATTTCATTTATTTATAATGATTTATACGAAATATCTTACAATTTACTAGCAGTAAAAAAACAAGATAAATGGGGATTTATAGATAACATGGGAAAAGAAATTACCCCTTGCCAGTATGATCGAATTTATGCATCAGAAATAGAAGGTATTGTTATAGTCTGTAAAGATGAAAAGTATGGATTCCTAGATAATAGTGGAAAGGAAGTAGTAGCCTGCAAGTATGATGATATAAGTAAATGTGTTTATAAAAACAGGATTAGGGTAAAAAAAGACATGTATTATGGATTATTAGATAGTGATGGTAAAGAAATTCTTCCATGTATTTATAATGAAATAGGAGATTTTACCGGAGCAGTTGCACGCGTGAATAAATACGGTAAATATGGTTATATTGATTTATATGGGCAGATAATCATTCCCATTGTCTACGATGCCGGTTTGCATTTTTATGGTGGATTGGCAGCCGTATCGAAACAAGGAAAATGGGGAGCTATCAGTTTAGCTGGAAAGGAAACAGTTCCGTTTATCTACGATAAAATTGAGTATTGTAAGTATGATATAAACAATTGGGCAAAAGCGTATAAAAAAAATAAATATATATTTTTAGACAGATTTGGCCGAGAAAATAAATAA
- the hxlA gene encoding 3-hexulose-6-phosphate synthase, whose product MKIQLALDTIRLDELVSKVTPLIEYVDILEVGTPLMMLEGMEPVRILKRHFPDKEILCDTKIMDAGAMEARHALDAGADYITVMGVTDNSTIQACVDTAKLYKKKVVADMLCADLKKRIPIIENLDVDYLGVHTGVDQQKNGRTPLEDLVEIKNLTKKSKIAVAGGINTDNLQAYLVYSPEILIVGGGIMACKNPLQAAKTIYTLINKNKYEN is encoded by the coding sequence ATGAAAATACAATTAGCATTAGATACTATTCGTTTGGATGAACTAGTTAGTAAAGTTACTCCGCTCATTGAGTATGTTGATATTTTAGAAGTTGGCACTCCTTTGATGATGCTGGAAGGAATGGAACCCGTGCGTATATTAAAAAGACATTTTCCTGATAAAGAAATACTTTGCGATACTAAAATAATGGATGCAGGAGCAATGGAAGCCCGACATGCTTTGGATGCGGGAGCAGACTATATTACCGTTATGGGGGTTACAGATAATTCTACTATACAGGCATGTGTTGATACGGCTAAGCTTTATAAAAAAAAAGTGGTGGCAGATATGCTATGTGCCGATTTAAAAAAACGTATTCCTATCATTGAAAATCTTGATGTTGATTACCTGGGTGTGCACACAGGAGTTGATCAACAGAAAAATGGAAGAACTCCTTTGGAGGATCTTGTTGAGATTAAAAATCTTACAAAAAAATCTAAAATAGCTGTGGCTGGGGGTATTAATACCGACAATTTGCAGGCTTATTTAGTCTATAGTCCAGAAATACTTATTGTAGGTGGCGGTATTATGGCATGTAAGAATCCTTTACAAGCAGCTAAAACCATTTATACTTTAATAAATAAAAACAAATATGAAAACTAA
- the hxlB gene encoding 6-phospho-3-hexuloisomerase: MKTKEKLQKIIQELSFNSSLINDDEVDNFVAYIMKANRIYLAGAGRSGYVIRCFANRLMHLGFSVNFVGDVTTPHSKKGDLLIIGSGSGETQSLVAMANKAKKSGLDLALITLNPHSSIGLLANTIIPLPGVSPKADQKITNKTLSIQPMGSAFEQLSFLLYDAIVLSLMDQLKETGDSMFARHADLE, from the coding sequence ATGAAAACTAAAGAAAAATTACAAAAAATCATTCAGGAACTATCATTCAACTCAAGCCTGATTAATGATGACGAAGTTGATAATTTCGTTGCCTATATTATGAAAGCCAATCGTATATATCTTGCAGGTGCAGGTCGTTCCGGATATGTTATAAGGTGCTTTGCCAACAGACTTATGCATCTCGGATTTTCCGTAAATTTTGTTGGCGATGTTACAACTCCGCACAGCAAGAAAGGCGATTTATTAATCATTGGATCCGGATCGGGTGAAACCCAGAGCTTAGTTGCTATGGCTAATAAAGCGAAAAAGAGCGGATTAGATTTAGCATTAATTACACTCAACCCTCATTCCAGTATCGGATTACTAGCTAATACCATAATACCCCTTCCCGGAGTATCCCCAAAGGCTGATCAAAAGATAACAAATAAAACTTTATCCATACAACCCATGGGATCTGCTTTTGAACAACTTAGTTTTTTACTTTATGATGCCATAGTCCTAAGCCTCATGGATCAATTGAAGGAAACCGGAGATAGTATGTTTGCCCGACACGCTGATTTGGAATAA
- a CDS encoding Crp/Fnr family transcriptional regulator, with protein sequence MIHSDVYNWKNEKYLPALAVAELFSEKYCTLPIEALNHLSLMINTTVYTKGEIILNIGQTAKDILYVEKGILRQYYFKDDFEITEHFTCNSQVTFCIESLFEKKPTKLLIEAVETSIIHAIPYQGIVDLTHHYPAAIQLLQKILETSLIISQKKADSWRLSTASERYKRFMKEYPSALLRAPVKHIASYLSMAPESLSRIRKTIAKIVE encoded by the coding sequence ATGATTCATTCGGATGTATACAATTGGAAAAATGAAAAATACTTGCCGGCTTTAGCTGTTGCTGAACTCTTTTCTGAAAAGTACTGTACTTTACCTATTGAAGCTCTTAACCATTTATCATTAATGATAAATACAACAGTATATACCAAAGGAGAGATAATTTTAAATATAGGGCAGACTGCCAAAGATATCCTATACGTTGAAAAAGGTATATTGAGACAATACTATTTTAAAGATGATTTTGAGATTACAGAACATTTTACCTGTAACAGTCAAGTTACATTTTGTATTGAAAGTTTGTTTGAAAAAAAACCAACTAAACTATTGATTGAAGCTGTTGAGACAAGTATCATACATGCAATTCCCTACCAGGGCATCGTAGATCTTACACACCATTATCCCGCAGCGATTCAGTTACTTCAAAAAATATTGGAAACTTCATTAATAATATCTCAGAAAAAAGCAGATTCCTGGAGATTATCTACAGCTTCCGAAAGGTACAAACGTTTTATGAAAGAATATCCTTCAGCGCTTTTAAGAGCTCCGGTTAAGCACATTGCTTCTTATTTATCCATGGCTCCGGAATCATTAAGCAGAATAAGAAAAACCATCGCAAAAATAGTAGAATAA